From Rutidosis leptorrhynchoides isolate AG116_Rl617_1_P2 chromosome 3, CSIRO_AGI_Rlap_v1, whole genome shotgun sequence, a single genomic window includes:
- the LOC139902791 gene encoding probable alpha,alpha-trehalose-phosphate synthase [UDP-forming] 7, translated as MISKSYANLLDLANGNFPVMEEPRRKMMIPRTMTVPGVLTELDDDDDQAHSVSSDAPSTVLADRLIVVANQLPIKATRTINDKTKESSWSFSWDENSLYKHIKDGLPEEMEVIYVGSLKAEIDVNEQDEVSQVLLERFKCVPAFIPNDILEKYYNGFCKQHLWPLFHYRLPFSASHGGRFDRSLWEAYVSANKIFSQKVIEVINPDDDYVWIHDYHLMVLPTFLRRHFNRLRMGFFLHSPFPSSEIYRTLPVREEILKALLNADLLGFHTFDYARHFLSCCSRMLGLEYQSKRGYIGLEYYGRTIGIKIMPSGIHMGQMESVLKQSDKEFKVRELEQQFEGKTVLLGVDDLDTFKGVNLKVLAMEQMLKLHPSLLGDAVLVQILNPARGKGRHVEEIEAEIRTCTARINQELGKPGYTPIVLIDKPLSLTEKAAYYTISEAAVVTAIRDGMNLTPYEYVVCRQGISGSDGSNSPQKSMLVVSEFVGCSPSLSGAIRVNPWNVEATAEAMYEAISVSDLEKQMRHEKHYKYVSSHDVAYWSRSFFQDLERTCVDHFRRRCWGIGLSFGFRVVALDPMFRKLTSDGIMDAYLRAKNRAILLDYDGTVNPQASINKFPSARVISIINRLCNDPNNTVFVVSGRGKEDLAKWFSPCEKLGIAAEHGFFLRWPGSKEWETCAQNSTFGWMQMAEPVMRLYKESTDGSYIEQKESALVWHFQDADTSFGSAQAKEMLDHLESVLANEPVVVKSGQYIVEVKPQGVTKGLVAEKIFTSMYKDKKQADFVLCVGDDRSDEDMFVMIGDSIKEGIISHNKSVFACTVGQKPSRAEYYLDDTVEVINMLENLADISVSDQSEEDSGSSS; from the exons ATGATTTCGAAATCGTACGCTAATTTGTTAGATCTAGCAAATGGAAATTTTCCTGTAATGGAAGAACCTAGAAGAAAGATGATGATTCCTAGAACAATGACTGTACCTGGTGTGCTAACTgagcttgatgatgatgatgatcaagcTCATAGCGTATCATCTGATGCACCTTCAACAGTTTTAGCCGATAGGTTAATCGTTGTAGCCAATCAATTACCAATAAAAGCTACTCGTACAATCAATGATAAGACAAAAGAATCATCATGGAGTTTTAGTTGGGACGAGAATTCGTTGTATAAACATATTAAAGATGGTTTACCAGAAGAAATGGAAGTTATTTATGTAGGATCACTTAAGGCTGAAATTGATGTTAATGAACAAGATGAAGTTTCACAGGTCTTGTTAGAAAGGTTTAAATGTGTACCTGCTTTTATCCCTAATGATATTTTGGAGAAGTATTATAACGGGTTCTGTAAGCAGCATTTATGGCCTTTGTTTCATTATAGGTTACCGTTTTCAGCTAGTCATGGTGGTCGGTTTGACCGGTCTTTATGGGAAGCGTACGTGTCTGCAAACAAGATATTTTCACAAAAAGTGATTGAAGTAATTAATCCCGATGATGATTACGTTTGGATTCATGATTATCATCTAATGGTGTTACCTACGTTTTTGAGAAGACATTTTAATAGGTTAAGAATGGGTTTTTTTCTACATAGCCCGTTCCCGTCTTCAGAGATTTATAGAACTTTACCCGTACGAGAAGAGATTTTGAAGGCACTTTTGAATGCTGATTTACTCGGGTTTCACACGTTTGACTACGCGCGACATTTTTTGTCGTGTTGTAGTAGAATGCTTGGTTTGGAGTACCAATCGAAACGAGGGTACATTGGGTTGGAATATTATGGGCGAACGATCGGGATCAAGATTATGCCTAGTGGTATTCACATGGGACAAATGGAGTCCGTGTTGAAGCAATCGGATAAAGAATTTAAAGTTCGTGAACTCGAACAACAATTCGAAGGGAAAACGGTTTTGCTTGGTGTTGATGATTTGGATACGTTTAAAGGtgtaaacttgaaggttttagcaaTGGAACAAATGCTTAAATTACATCCTAGTTTGCTCGGGGATGCAGTTTTGGTACAAATCTTGAATCCCGCTCGTGGTAAAGGGCGACACGTGGAGGAAATAGAAGCCGAGATTAGGACTTGCACCGCAAGAATTAATCAAGAATTAGGAAAACCGGGATACACGCCTATTGTACTTATTGATAAACCACTTAGTTTAACCGAAAAAGCTGCGTATTACACTATATCGGAAGCTGCAGTTGTAACCGCTATAAGAGACGGTATGAATTTAACACCGTATGAATACGTTGTGTGTAGACAAGGGATTTCGGGTTCAGATGGGTCTAATTCGCCCCAAAAAAGTATGTTAGTGGTGTCTGAATTTGTGGGGTGTTCGCCTTCTTTAAGTGGGGCGATACGGGTCAACCCGTGGAATGTTGAAGCAACCGCTGAAGCCATGTACGAAGCTATATCCGTTTCGGATCTTGAAAAACAGATGCGTCATGAAAAGCATTATAAATATGTTAGTAGTCATGATGTGGCGTATTGGTCACGTAGTTTTTTTCAAGATTTAGAGAGGACTTGTGTTGACCACTTCAGACGTAGGTGTTGGGGAATAGGATTGAGCTTTGGGTTTAGGGTTGTAGCCCTTGACCCGATGTTTAGAAAGTTGACCAGTGATGGGATTATGGATGCTTACTTACGTGCTAAAAATAGAGCCATTTTATTGGACTATGATGGTACTGTAAATCCACAAGCATCGATAAATAAATTTCCAAGTGCACGTGTTATCTCGATTATCAACAGATTATGCAATGATCCTAATAATACGGTGTTTGTGGTTAGTGGACGTGGTAAAGAAGATCTCGCTAAATGGTTTTCTCCATGTGAGAAACTAGGAATTGCAGCTGAACACGgcttctttttaag GTGGCCTGGTTCTAAAGAATGGGAAACATGTGCACAAAATTCTACTTTTGGATGGATGCAAATGGCAGAACCTGTTATGAGACTATATAAAGAATCTACAGATGGTTCTTACATTGAACAGAAAGAAAGTGCATTGGTTTGGCACTTTCAAGATGCTGATACGAGTTTTGGGTCGGCACAGGCTAAGGAAATGCTGGACCATCTTGAAAGTGTACTTGCTAATGAACCGGTTGTTGTAAAAAGTGGTCAATACATTGTCGAAGTAAAACCACAG GGTGTGACAAAAGGTTTAGTTGCAGAGAAGATATTTACATCAATGTACAAGGATAAAAAACAGGCTGATTTTGTACTTTGTGTTGGAGACGATAGAAGCGATGAAGACATGTTTGTAATGATTGGCGATTCAATAAAAGAAGGCATAATCTCCCACAATAAATCAGTGTTTGCTTGCACAGTTGGTCAAAAACCGAGCAGAGCCGAGTACTATTTGGATGACACAGTAGAAGTTATAAACATGCTTGAAAATCTTGCAGACATTTCAGTATCGGATCAGTCTGAAGAAGATTCTGGAAGCTCGTCTTGA
- the LOC139897336 gene encoding uncharacterized protein, with protein MGGGFRVLHLVRPFLSFLPEVQSADRKVPFREKVIYTVISLFIFLVCSQLPLYGIHSTTGADPFYWMRVILASNRGTVMELGITPIVTSGLVMQLLAGSKIIEVDNNVREDRALLNGAQKLLGILIAVGEAVAYVLSGMYGSVGLLGVGNAILIIVQLCFAGIIVICLDELLQKGYGLGSGISLFIATNICESIIWKAFSPTTINSGRGAEFEGAVIALFHLLITRSDKVRALREAFYRQNLPNVTNLLATVLIFLIVIYFQGFRVVLPVRSKNARGQQGSYPIKLFYTSNMPIILQSALVSNLYFISQLLHRRYSGNFLVNLLGKWKESEYSGQSVPVGGLAYYVTAPSSLADMAANPFHALFYLVFMLTACALFSKTWIEVSGSSAKDVAKQLKEQQMVMPGHRDSNLQKELNRYIPTAAAFGGMCIGALTVLADFMGAIGSGTGILLAVTIIYQYFETFEKEKASELGLFGF; from the exons ATGGGAGGTGGTTTTAGAGTGTTGCATCTGGTCAGACCGTTTCTATCGTTTCTGCCAGAAGTGCAGAGTGCAGATAGGAAGGTTCCATTCAGAGAGAAGGTCATATACACTGTGATCTCTCTTTTCATTTTTCTGGTGTGCAGTCAGCTTCCTTTGTATGGCATTCATTCTACAACTGGTGCAGATCCTTTCTACTGGATGCGTGTTATCCTCGCCTCGAACCGTGGTACTGTTATGGAACTTGGTATTACCCCAATTGTGACTTCTGGATTGGTTATGCAGCTCTTAGCTGGGTCAAAAATCATTGAAGTTGACAACAATGTTCGTGAAGATCGTGCACTATT aaaTGGTGCTCAGAAATTGTTGGGTATCTTGATCGCAGTTGGTGAAGCCGTTGCGTACGTTCTTTCAGGAATGTACGGAAGTGTTGGTCTACTTGGTGTTGGAAATGCAATTCTTATCATTGTTCAGCTCTGTTTTGCTGGAATCATTGTAATTTGTCTTGATGAACTTCTTCAAAAGGGTTATGGTCTAGGTTCTGGAATTTCATTGTTCATAGCTACCAATATCTG TGAAAGCATAATCTGGAAAGCATTCAGCCCAACAACTATCAACAGTGGACGTGGTGCTGAGTTTGAGGGTGCAGTCATTGCATTGTTTCATCTTCTAATTACTAGGTCGGATAAAGTTAGAGCGCTACGGGAAGCTTTCTATCGGCAAAATCTGCCTAATGTGACTAATTTGCTTGCTACTGTGTTGATCTTCCTTATTGTTATATACTTCCAAGGGTTCCGTGTTGTTTTGCCTGTGAGATCTAAGAATGCTCGTGGGCAGCAAGGTTCTTACCCGATCAAGTTGTTTTATACTTCCAACATGCCTATTATTCTTCAATCTGCACTTGTATCCAACCTTTATTTTATCTCTCAG TTGCTGCACAGAAGGTACAGTGGGAATTTTTTGGTCAACTTATTGGGGAAGTGGAAGGAGTCTGAATACTCGGGTCAATCAGTCCCTGTTGGTGGCCTTGCATACTATGTTACTGCACCTTCAAG CTTAGCTGACATGGCAGCCAATCCCTTCCATGCACTATTCTACCTGGTGTTCATGCTAACAGCATGCGCCCTGTTCTCAAAAACATGGATTGAAGTTTCAGGATCTTCAGCAAAAGATGTTGCCAAGCAACTTAAG GAGCAACAAATGGTGATGCCAGGTCATCGTGACTCGAACCTTCAGAAGGAACTGAACCGATACATCCCAACTGCAGCTGCATTTGGAGGAATGTGCATTGGTGCATTGACGGTTTTGGCAGATTTTATGGGAGCCATAGGGTCTGGTACTGGAATACTACTTGCGGTTACCATCATTTATCAGTACTTTGAGACATTTGAAAAGGAGAAGGCCAGTGAACTAGGTTTATTTGGGTTTTAA